A single region of the Vicia villosa cultivar HV-30 ecotype Madison, WI linkage group LG4, Vvil1.0, whole genome shotgun sequence genome encodes:
- the LOC131595977 gene encoding uncharacterized protein LOC131595977 produces MPIHSSKHSLTSYTILLLFLLLQTSSPITKTLAENSHVINFQSPNLYPESLSWDPLKQHFLVGSLRHRTISSISDAGVVETLISDTSLPENVTVVGITVDSRNNRVLAVIHAIKPLPPFNALASYDLKSGNRLFLSSLPADEEALANDVAVDYNGNAYVTNSIGNYIWKVNAKGEASIFSKSARFTEHPVDRDTSYSFIGLNGIAYVSSGDYLLVVQSNTGKLFKVDAEDGTARHVLLNKDLTCPDGVVLRSDGVVLVVSPQANKLWLLKSNNGWGEGVVYDEIDLESEGYPTSVVSRGRDKMYVLYGYFMEGLLGNSEREGFRIEEIRSPKESEGENVWLYVMIGFGMVYFVYWRFQMGQLAKRMNKKIN; encoded by the coding sequence ATGCCAATTCACTCATCCAAACACTCCCTCACCTCTTACACCATCCTCCTCCTCTTCCTCCTTCTCCAAACCTCATCTCCGATAACCAAAACTCTCGCCGAAAACTCCCACGTCATCAATTTCCAATCCCCAAACCTCTACCCAGAATCCCTCTCATGGGACCCACTTAAACAACACTTCCTCGTCGGATCCCTCCGCCACCGCACCATCTCATCCATCTCCGACGCCGGCGTAGTCGAAACACTAATCTCCGACACCTCCCTCCCCGAAAACGTCACCGTCGTAGGTATAACCGTCGATTCACGCAACAACCGCGTCCTCGCTGTAATCCACGCCATCAAACCTCTTCCTCCTTTCAACGCACTCGCTTCCTACGACCTCAAATCCGGAAACCGCCTCTTCCTCTCATCACTCCCCGCCGATGAAGAAGCCCTCGCGAACGACGTCGCCGTCGATTACAACGGCAACGCTTACGTCACAAACTCCATCGGGAACTACATCTGGAAAGTAAACGCGAAAGGAGAAGCTTCAATCTTCTCGAAATCGGCAAGGTTCACCGAACATCCGGTGGACCGCGACACATCGTATAGTTTCATCGGGCTCAACGGTATTGCTTACGTCAGCAGCGGTGATTATCTCTTGGTGGTGCAATCCAATACGGGGAAGCTTTTTAAGGTTGATGCGGAAGACGGTACAGCGAGGCACGTGCTTCTGAACAAAGATCTCACGTGTCCTGATGGTGTCGTTTTGCGAAGTGACGGTGTCGTTTTGGTGGTTTCGCCGCAAGCAAATAAATTGTGGCTTTTGAAGAGTAATAATGGGTGGGGAGAGGGTGTGGTTTATGACGAAATTGACCTTGAGAGTGAAGGGTACCCTACTTCAGTTGTTTCGAGAGGAAGGGATAAGATGTATGTATTGTATGGGTATTTTATGGAGGGTCTTTTGGGGAATTCGGAGAGGGAGGGTTTTAGAATTGAGGAGATTAGGTCACCGAAGGAAAGTGAGGGGGAGAATGTTTGGCTTTATGTGATGATTGGATTTGGGATGGTTTATTTTGTGTATTGGAGGTTTCAGATGGGGCAGCTTGCGAAGCGTATGAATAAAAAGATCAATTGA